One part of the Eucalyptus grandis isolate ANBG69807.140 chromosome 10, ASM1654582v1, whole genome shotgun sequence genome encodes these proteins:
- the LOC104421576 gene encoding uncharacterized protein LOC104421576 isoform X2: protein MIASFAPPRSQCLGPSSSSSSSVAAADPRRRLPSTRASLNRERRAPKHRPQSASSASPSSAAAAAAAAASSSLSYGRRRRRRPQNVDGDFFVDTTCIDCDTCRWMAPQIFTRVDEMSAVFKQPADKEERLKALQALISCPTSSIHTEKPAPDVLVAHETFPIPIDEQKLPGVYHCGYHSEKSYGASSYLIVRAEGNILIDSPRYTERLARKIEMLGGAHSMFLTHKDDVADHKKWRERLGCDRILHSEDLEDSTAEIEIKLEGRGPWNLGQDIELIHTPGHTEGSVCLLYKPLEVIFTGDHLIMTPTGLSIVERYNRCSVTAQLKSVEKLVDLDFRWIVPGHGRRIEFKSSLEKDLVLKEFVQQKSSQFAYI from the exons ATGATCGCGTCGTTCGCTCCTCCTCGCTCCCAATGCCTcggcccctcctcctcctcctcctcctccgttgcTGCCGCGGACCCGAGGAGACGACTCCCGAGCACTCGAGCTTCGCTGAATCGCGAACGACGTGCTCCTAAACATCGGCCGCAATCGGCTTCATCGGCTTCCCCctcctcggcggcggcggcggcggcggcggcggcgtcatCTTCCCTCTCTTACGGACGGCGCCGGAGGAGGCGGCCCCAGAACGTGGACGGCGACTTCTTCGTAG ATACTACGTGCATAGATTGCGATACTTGCCGCTGGATGGCTCCG CAAATTTTTACGAGGGTTGACGAGATGTCAGCAGTTTTCAAACAGCCAGCCGATAAGGAGGAACGGCTAAAGGCTCTGCAG GCATTGATTTCATGCCCAACAAGTTCAATCCACACAGAAAAGCCAGCTCCGGATGTCTTAGTAGCCCATGAAACTTTTCCAATCCCTATTGATGAGCAAAAGCTGCCG GGAGTGTATCACTGCGGGTATCATTCAGAGAAATCTTACGGAGCTTCTTCATACTTGATTGTCCGTGCTGAAGGAAACATTCTTATAGATAG CCCCAGGTATACTGAGAGACTTGCACGTAAGATTGAGATGCTTGGTGGTGCACACTCAATGTTTCTAACCCACAA GGATGATGTCGCAGATCACAAAAAGTGGAGAGAGCGGTTAGGTTGTGACCGGATTTTGCACTCTGAGGAT CTTGAAGATTCAACTGCTGagatagagataaaattagaagGAAGGGGGCCCTGGAATCTTGGCCAGGACATAGAGCTTATTCACACCCCAGGACACACGGAA GGATCAGTTTGCTTGCTGTACAAACCGCTGGAAGTAATATTCACAGGAGATCATTTAATAATGACACCAACTGGATTAAGCATAGTGGAACGGTACAACAGATGTTCAG TTACTGCACAATTAAAAAGTGTTGAGAAGTTGGTTGACTTGGACTTCAGGTGGATAGTACCAG GTCACGGTAGGAGGATTGAATTCAAAAGTTCGCTTGAGAAAGATCTGGTTCTGAAAGAATTCGTGCAGCAAAAGTCGAGTCAATTTGCTTATATCTAA
- the LOC104421576 gene encoding uncharacterized protein LOC104421576 isoform X1, with protein sequence MIASFAPPRSQCLGPSSSSSSSVAAADPRRRLPSTRASLNRERRAPKHRPQSASSASPSSAAAAAAAAASSSLSYGRRRRRRPQNVDGDFFVDTTCIDCDTCRWMAPQIFTRVDEMSAVFKQPADKEERLKALQALISCPTSSIHTEKPAPDVLVAHETFPIPIDEQKLPGVYHCGYHSEKSYGASSYLIVRAEGNILIDSPRYTERLARKIEMLGGAHSMFLTHKDDVADHKKWRERLGCDRILHSEDLEDSTAEIEIKLEGRGPWNLGQDIELIHTPGHTEGSVCLLYKPLEVIFTGDHLIMTPTGISIMEQYNKCSVTAQLNSVEKLVDLDFRWIVPGHGRRIEFKSSLEKDLVLKEFVQQKSSQFAYI encoded by the exons ATGATCGCGTCGTTCGCTCCTCCTCGCTCCCAATGCCTcggcccctcctcctcctcctcctcctccgttgcTGCCGCGGACCCGAGGAGACGACTCCCGAGCACTCGAGCTTCGCTGAATCGCGAACGACGTGCTCCTAAACATCGGCCGCAATCGGCTTCATCGGCTTCCCCctcctcggcggcggcggcggcggcggcggcggcgtcatCTTCCCTCTCTTACGGACGGCGCCGGAGGAGGCGGCCCCAGAACGTGGACGGCGACTTCTTCGTAG ATACTACGTGCATAGATTGCGATACTTGCCGCTGGATGGCTCCG CAAATTTTTACGAGGGTTGACGAGATGTCAGCAGTTTTCAAACAGCCAGCCGATAAGGAGGAACGGCTAAAGGCTCTGCAG GCATTGATTTCATGCCCAACAAGTTCAATCCACACAGAAAAGCCAGCTCCGGATGTCTTAGTAGCCCATGAAACTTTTCCAATCCCTATTGATGAGCAAAAGCTGCCG GGAGTGTATCACTGCGGGTATCATTCAGAGAAATCTTACGGAGCTTCTTCATACTTGATTGTCCGTGCTGAAGGAAACATTCTTATAGATAG CCCCAGGTATACTGAGAGACTTGCACGTAAGATTGAGATGCTTGGTGGTGCACACTCAATGTTTCTAACCCACAA GGATGATGTCGCAGATCACAAAAAGTGGAGAGAGCGGTTAGGTTGTGACCGGATTTTGCACTCTGAGGAT CTTGAAGATTCAACTGCTGagatagagataaaattagaagGAAGGGGGCCCTGGAATCTTGGCCAGGACATAGAGCTTATTCACACCCCAGGACACACGGAA GGATCAGTTTGCTTGCTGTACAAACCACTGGAAGTAATATTCACAGGAGATCATTTAATAATGACACCGACTGGAATAAGCATAATGGAACAGTACAACAAATGTTCAG TTACTGCACAATTAAATAGCGTTGAGAAGTTGGTTGACTTGGACTTCAGGTGGATAGTACCAG GTCACGGTAGGAGGATTGAATTCAAAAGTTCCCTCGAGAAAGATCTGGTTCTGAAAGAATTTGTGCagcaaaagtcaagtcaatttGCTTATATCTAA
- the LOC104421576 gene encoding uncharacterized protein LOC104421576 isoform X3 — MAPQIFTRVDEMSAVFKQPVNKEERLKALQALISCPTSSIHTEKPAPDVLAAHETFPIPIDEQKLPGVYHCGYHSEKSYGASSYLIVHAEGNILVDSPRYTKRLAHKIEMLGGAHLMFLTHKDDVADHKKWREQLGCDRILHSEDLEDSIAEIEIKLEGRGPWNLGQDIELIHTPGHTEGSVCLLYKPLEVIFTGDHLIMTPTGISIMEQYNKCSVTAQLNSVEKLVDLDFRWIVPGHGRRIEFKSSLEKDLVLKEFVQQKSSQFAYI; from the exons ATGGCTCCG CAAATTTTTACAAGGGTTGATGAGATGTCGGCTGTTTTCAAACAGCCAGTCAATAAGGAGGAACGGCTAAAGGCTCTACAG GCCTTAATTTCATGTCCAACAAGTTCAATTCACACAGAGAAGCCAGCTCCTGATGTCTTAGCAGCCCATGAAACTTTTCCGATCCCTATCGATGAGCAAAAGCTGCCG GGAGTGTATCACTGCGGGTATCATTCAGAGAAATCTTATGGAGCTTCGTCATATTTGATTGTCCACGCTGAAGGAAACATTCTTGTAGATAG CCCCAGGTATACCAAGAGACTTGCACATAAGATTGAGATGCTTGGTGGTGCACACTTAATGTTTCTAACTCACAA GGATGATGTCGCAGATCACAAGAAGTGGAGAGAGCAGTTAGGTTGTGACAGGATTTTGCACTCTGAGGAT CTGGAAGATTCAATTGCTGAGATCGAGATAAAATTAGAAGGGAGGGGGCCCTGGAATCTTGGGCAGGACATAGAGCTTATTCACACACCAGGACACACGGAA GGATCAGTTTGCTTGCTGTACAAACCACTGGAAGTAATATTCACAGGAGATCATTTAATAATGACACCGACTGGAATAAGCATAATGGAACAGTACAACAAATGTTCAG TTACTGCACAATTAAATAGCGTTGAGAAGTTGGTTGACTTGGACTTCAGGTGGATAGTACCAG GTCACGGTAGGAGGATTGAATTCAAAAGTTCCCTCGAGAAAGATCTGGTTCTGAAAGAATTTGTGCagcaaaagtcaagtcaatttGCTTATATCTAA
- the LOC104421578 gene encoding LOW QUALITY PROTEIN: uracil-DNA glycosylase, mitochondrial (The sequence of the model RefSeq protein was modified relative to this genomic sequence to represent the inferred CDS: inserted 1 base in 1 codon), producing the protein MEMAPPKTLLDLFQRPSKRLRASSPSSSPAVAKSLSAAPDGGDGTTSSSSSSDLTPAQKSRIELNKLLAKSRRNLKICSDRISRSKAEGAGYVKLEELLVEETWLKALPGSFXKPYAKNLCKFLQAEASSAAGDVKGHVIYPPQHLIFNALNSTSFDRVKAVILGQDPYHGPGQAMGLAFSVPEGIKLPSSLANIFKELKQDLGCSIPSHGNLERWSTQGVLLLNAVLTVRSHQANSHAKKGWEQFTDAVIKTISNEKKGVVFLLWGNSAQEKRRLIDETKHHILKAAHPSGLSANRGFFGCRHFSRTNQILENMGLDPIDWQL; encoded by the exons ATGGAAATGGCGCCGCCGAAGACCCTCCTCGATCTCTTCCAGCGGCCGTCGAAGCGTCTCAGagcctcctccccctcctcttcCCCGGCCGTCGCCAAGTCCCTCTCCGCCGCccccgacggcggcgacggaacgacctcctcctcctcctcctccgatcTCACGCCCGCTCAGAAGTCCCGCATCGAGCTCAACAAACTCCTCGCCAAGTCTCGCCGCAACCTCAAAATCTGCTCCGACCGAATCTCCCGCTCCAAAG CTGAAGGCGCGGGCTATGTGAAGCTGGAGGAGCTGTTGGTGGAGGAGACATGGCTCAAGGCGCTTCCGGGGAGCT AGAAGCCGTATGCGAAGAATCTGTGCAAGTTTCTCCAAGCCGAGGCGTCTTCCGCTGCTGGCGATGTCAAGGGTCATGTTATATATCCGCCTCAGCATCTGATCTTTAATGCTCTGAACTCGACCTCATTCGACAGAGTGAAAGCCGTGATTCTCGGGCAGGACCCTTACCATGGACCCGGTCAGGCCATGGGACTTGCCTTCTCTGTCCCCGAGGGCATTAAGCTCCCCTCGAGTCTTGCCAACATTTTTAAGGAGCTGAAACAAGATCTCGGCTGCTCCATTCCTTCTCATGGGAATCTCGAGAGATGGTCCACCCAG gGTGTTTTATTGCTCAATGCTGTTCTCACTG TCAGAAGTCATCAAGCCAACTCGCATGCAAAGAAAGGATGGGAGCAATTTACTGATGCTGTTATTAAAACAATTTCTAATGAGAAGAAAGGAGTAGTTTTTCTGCTCTGGGGAAATTCTGCTCAAGAGAAAAGAAG ATTGATTGATGAGACAAAACATCACATACTGAAAGCAGCACATCCTTCTGGTTTGTCTGCAAACCGAGGCTTTTTTGGCTGCAG GCATTTTTCTCGCACGAACCAGATTCTGGAGAACATGGGACTCGATCCCATAGACTGGCAATTATGA